From Daphnia pulicaria isolate SC F1-1A chromosome 4, SC_F0-13Bv2, whole genome shotgun sequence, one genomic window encodes:
- the LOC124336499 gene encoding soma ferritin-like, translating into MANKVRQNYHEESEACINKQINIELNAHYQYMALASYYDRDDVALKGFAKFFKESSEEEHEHAEKLMKYQNLRGGRVVFSAINRPAQQEWATPLVAIEFVLNLEKQVNQSLLDLHKVASSHEDPHLTNYLEEHFLDEQVESINKLAKHHTNLVRVGDGLGVFLYDKELQS; encoded by the exons ATGGCCAACAAAGTTCGTCAAAACTACCATGAGGAGTCTGAAGCCTGCATCAACAAGCAGATCAACATCGAGCTCAATGCTCATTACCAGTACATGGCTCTG GCGTCCTATTACGATCGTGACGACGTAGCTCTCAAAGGAtttgccaaatttttcaaagaaagtTCTGAAGAAGAACACGAACATGCTGAAAAACTCATGAAGTATCAGAATCTTCGTGGAGGACGAGTTGTATTTTCTGCTATTAACCGTCCAGCTCAACAAGAATGGGCAACTCCTCTAGTCGCAATTGAATTTGTTCTCAATCTGGAAAAACAAGTCAACCAG tctCTGCTAGATTTGCACAAGGTGGCTAGTAGCCATGAAGACCCCCATCTTACCAACTATTTGGAGGAGCATTTCTTGGATGAACAAGTGGAGTCTATCAACAAGTTGGCCAAACACCACACCAACTTGGTCCGTGTTGGAGATGGTCTAGGTGTCTTCCTGTATGACAAGGAACTGCAGTCCTAA
- the LOC124336395 gene encoding F-box only protein 6-like, whose amino-acid sequence MSITDAVCISADCNGLYFRDLYIAKELVSFILLHVDYRTTIGSCRLVCKQWNSIIADPLFWKHKTASENKKWPNVPRNEHIPWSFYASVYLDNPIDRNLILNPNGREKLKHWIVLSKGGDGFAYESPPAGSNEVPLEAQNGSKLVENACFATSYHSCSKEQIIDLSALRIQPEVIKQCKPKIHIKDWYAGRFDCGCVYECVFSLLDEAKNVIDDFKFRSNINQWEGREWHKVEHCFSEYPDNVRFIKFYHGGTDRQFWAGHYGAKMTGSSVTISFD is encoded by the exons ATGAGCATTACCGATGCCGTTTGCATAAGTGCAGATTGCAACGGGTTGTATTTTCGTGATCTATACATCGCAAAAGAGCTAGTGTCATTTATTCTATTGCACGTCGATTACAGAACAACGATTGGCAGCTGCCGACTTGTTTGTAAACAATGGAATTCGATTATTGCAGATCCGCTGTTTTGGAAGCACAAAACTGCAtccgaaaataagaaatggccCAATGTTCCACGTAATGAACATATTCCATGGAGTTTCTATGCCAGTGTATACCTTGACAATCCTATTGATAGAAACTTAATTCTAAATCCTAATGGAAGAG aaaaattaaaacattggaTAGTCCTCAGTAAGGGTGGTGATGGATTTGCATATGAAAGTCCTCCTGCTGGCTCTAATGAAGTCCCTCTGGAAGCTCAAAATGGAAGCAAATTAGTCGAAAATGCTTGTTTTGCAACATCATATCATTCTTGTTCTAAAGAGCAAATAATTGATTTATCAGCTTTGAGAATTCAACCTGAAGTCATCAAACAATGCAAGCCAAAGATTCATATCAAAGATTG GTATGCTGGTCGCTTTGATTGTGGATGTGTTTATGAATGTGTTTTTTCACTTCTAGATGAGGCCAAAAATGTTATTGatgattttaaatttcgttCCAACATTAATCAGTGGGAAGGCCGTGAGTGGCATAAG GTAGAACATTGCTTCAGTGAATATCCAGACAATGTACGTTTCATAAAATTTTATCACGGAGGAACTGATCGTCAATTTTGGGCCGGACATTATGGGGCTAAAATGACAGGATCGTCTGTTACCATAAGTTTTGACTGA
- the LOC124336204 gene encoding uncharacterized protein LOC124336204 yields MLKFCLTLLFIFLILCSACDNNNDEQLPGIASREDSEDFFDKSHEILLDTWNYGKSLYYEPSAFLSVYDSLYRHPEGRTLSNKHQPYINPFTNYFLSRGNYQVKNQHVESRFVLGNLMNTAFFNNRFSPANTFRPFGRLSVRQPLLDACLTASGDAGICAPGSVCSLFGGRPSGSCSLGKTCCINAINTCGATVTLNNTYWQSPSVAVNAPTICALNIKLDNKFVEQLGKPICQIRLDFVSFTIAQPTAGTCTDTFQVGGATTVAPIICGDNSGQHMYLDVPSSDVTSTDVQLMFNFATGTATPSSRSWNIKIALLPCGADYLAPVDCLQYFTAPTGRVSSFNWRDVPVSAIRQLNNQNYNICFRTELIDRQTGTQMCFSVCATTNAGAGYSITTNEAIPGNSLLGVGNNAQGYCTYDYLGIGSATDLATGLMGDRFCGEKLNTARAPGFNSSIQLCTKSKPFKVNFVTDGTEAAVVAPALVMVPADTNNVGFCLDYQERAN; encoded by the exons ATGTTGAAATTTTGTCTAACCcttcttttcatctttttaataCTTTGCAGCGCATGTGATAACAACAACGATGAGCAACTACCAGGAATCGCCAGCAGAGAGGATTCAGAGGACTTCTTTGACAAATCTCACGAAATACTTCTTGATACTTGGAATTATGGTAAATCTCTTTACTATGAACCAAGCGCATTTCTTTCAG TGTATGACAGCTTGTATCGCCATCCAGAGGGAAGAACTCTTTCCAACAAGCATCAACCCTATATTAACCCATTTACAAATTATTTCCTTAGTA GGGGGAACTATCAAGTGAAAAACCAGCATGTTGAAAGCCGATTCGTCCTCGGTAATTTGATGAACACAGCTTTCTTCAACAACAGATTTAGTCCCGCCAACACGTTCAGACCCTTTGGCCGCCTTTCCGTTCGTCAGCCTTTGCTCGATGCCTGTTTAACGGCAAGCGGCGACGCCGGAATCTGCGCTCCAGGTTCCGTTTGCTCACTATTTGGTGGCCGACCAAGTGGTTCCTGTTCTCTGGGGAAAACCTGTTGTATCA ATGCAATCAATACATGTGGAGCCACAGTCACCCTTAACAATACTTATTGGCAGTCACCATCTGTGGCAGTTAATGCACCCACAATTTGTGCGCTGAATATCAAACTGGACAATAAGTTTGTGGAACAACTAGGGAAACCCATTTGCCAAATCCG ATTGGATTTTGTTTCGTTCACCATCGCACAGCCGACGGCCGGAACTTGCACCGATACTTTTCAAGTTGGTGGGGCAACTACCGTGGCTCCCATTATCTGCGGCGACAACAGCGGGCAGCACA TGTACCTTGATGTCCCATCGTCAGACGTTACATCCACCGATGTTCAGCTGATGTTTAATTTTGCCACTGGAACCGCTACTCCAAGTTCACGTTCATGGAATATCAAAATTGCTCTACTGCCCTGCGGCGCGGACTATCTTG CACCAGTCGACTGTCTCCAGTACTTCACGGCTCCCACAGGAAGAGTCAGCTCGTTTAATTGGAGAGATGTCCCAGTTAGTGCTATTCGCCAACTCAACAATCAGAATTACAATATCTGTTTCAGGACTGAACTAATCGACCGCCAG ACTGGAACTCAGATGTGTTTTTCAGTTTGCGCGACGACCAACGCTGGCGCCGGCTATTCAATAACCACAAACGAGGCCATTCCCGGTAATTCCCTGTTAGGAGTTGGGAACAATGCTCAGGGTTATTGCACTTACGACTATCTTGGAATTGGTTCTGCAACTGATTTGGCAACTGGTCTTATGGGAGACCGTTTTTGCGGAGAAAAACTTAACACGGCACGAGCACCTGGTTTTAATTCCAGCATTCAATTGTGTA CCAAGAGTAAACCATTTAAGGTTAATTTTGTAACCGATGGGACCGAAGCTGCAGTTGTTGCTCCGGCCTTGGTGATGGTGCCGGCCGACACCAATAACGTTGGATTCTGTCTTGATTATCAAGAGAGAGCCAATTAA
- the LOC124336500 gene encoding soma ferritin-like, producing the protein MSSKSRQNYHEESEALVNRQINVELNAYYQYLALGAFYGRDDVALSGFSKFFKKIAEEENENAQKLIQYQNLRGGRVVLNEVGPPAEQEWPSPLAAIEFALHLEKKVNQSLLDLHAMGSKRNDPHLCHYLEGEFLKDQVESINELAKHHTNLVRLGDGVGVFLYDKELHS; encoded by the exons ATGTCCAGTAAAAGCCGCCAAAACTATCACGAAGAGTCTGAAGCTTTGGTGAACAGGCAGATCAACGTCGAGCTGAACGCTTACTACCAATATTTGGCCTTG GGCGCATTTTACGGTCGTGATGATGTAGCTTTGAGCGGCttttcaaaattcttcaagAAAATTGCCGAAGAGGAAAATGAGAACGCTCAGAAGCTGATCCAGTATCAGAATCTTCGAGGAGGGCGTGTGGTTTTGAACGAAGTTGGCCCTCCCGCCGAACAAGAATGGCCATCTCCTCTGGCAGCCATCGAATTCGCCCTTCATTTAGAAAAGAAAGTCAATCAA TCACTATTGGACTTGCACGCTATGGGATCCAAGCGCAACGATCCTCACCTTTGCCACTATCTTGAAGGTGAATTTTTGAAGGATCAGGTAGAGTCTATTAACGAGCTGGCTAAACATCACACCAATTTAGTCCGTTTGGGAGATGGCGTCGGAGTGTTCCTCTATGACAAGGAACTGCATTCTTAA